One window of Salegentibacter sp. Hel_I_6 genomic DNA carries:
- a CDS encoding phage holin family protein produces the protein MAFEKLSNSIDELKYNLKAFSHSNSEYYKLKFFKQAMKGAIGLVQGLLLGIFLIFALILISVAFAILISEAIGTPSSGYFIVGGFYFLVVLGILLFGRKPIEKYLLVKVSRKFFKD, from the coding sequence ATGGCATTTGAAAAACTATCTAATAGTATAGACGAGTTAAAATATAATTTAAAGGCGTTTTCTCACAGTAACTCCGAATATTATAAACTCAAATTCTTTAAACAGGCAATGAAAGGGGCTATTGGTCTCGTTCAGGGTCTTTTGTTAGGTATTTTTTTAATTTTTGCCTTAATCTTGATATCTGTAGCCTTCGCAATACTTATTAGTGAGGCTATTGGTACACCAAGTTCCGGTTATTTTATTGTTGGGGGCTTCTACTTTTTAGTTGTTCTTGGAATATTGCTATTCGGTAGAAAACCTATTGAAAAGTATCTTTTAGTTAAAGTATCAAGAAAATTTTTTAAGGATTAA
- a CDS encoding YtxH domain-containing protein, with amino-acid sequence MANTGSTLLALITGAAIGAGVGLLYAPDSGEKTRKKLKDESKKAQDKLNKKYTETSSNLTEKAKQARVDFETRLEETLSSASHKADDILTAMETKLEELRKQNAKLQKDGKADDNKGKPNKAVV; translated from the coding sequence ATGGCAAATACAGGAAGTACACTATTAGCATTGATTACCGGGGCTGCAATTGGAGCAGGTGTGGGATTATTATATGCTCCAGATAGCGGTGAAAAAACCCGTAAAAAATTAAAAGACGAGTCTAAAAAAGCTCAGGATAAATTGAACAAAAAGTATACTGAGACTTCTTCTAATTTAACTGAAAAGGCTAAACAAGCTCGTGTAGATTTTGAAACTCGTTTAGAAGAAACTCTATCTTCTGCAAGTCATAAAGCTGACGATATTCTTACCGCCATGGAAACCAAATTGGAGGAGTTAAGAAAGCAAAATGCCAAATTACAAAAGGATGGTAAAGCTGACGATAACAAAGGGAAACCAAATAAAGCAGTAGTATAG